AAACCTGACACAGACTCAAAAAAAGCGTCTGCAAAGTTTTTAATAGTTCCTGTTTTTAAGTATAGGAACGTCGAGAGTAAAGGAAATAACAACCACACCAAGACAACAGTTAGTATAGACTCTCTGACTCCTAGTTCCTTTTCCTTAATCTGAATGCCAAGCAGGAAGAAAGAAAATGATAGGGAGAAAGGATATAGATAATCCATAAAGAGACCGTCTTTTTGAAAAAAAGAGTAAGTTGCAGGTATCAAGAAAGAAGTGGACAAGAGGAAAACAATAATAGAAACATTTTTGAAAACTACTAGAAAGTTCAAACTCATCTTTTTTTCTCAACAAATATGATTACATCACCTTCAAAAAGTTCTGTATCTCCCTTTGCCAAGAAAACTTCGTTTCCTCTTTTAATAGCAACTATTAAGAAAGGTTTTTCTATCTCCATGACCTTCTTTCCCACTAAAGAACTGTCCACCTTTAATTCTACTATGTCTAAATCTTTTGAAAGCTCTAAAACATCGAGAATCCCTCTCTTGCTCAAGGTTCTGTAAACTTTAGAAGCCAAAAGCTTTCTTGGAACGATCGGAACATCTATTCCTATTGATTGTGCGAGCTTTTCGTACTCGGGACGGGAAATTAAAGAGCATACTTTCTTGGCTCCAAGTTTCTTACAAAGAGTTGCTGAGAGAATATTTTCACTTTCACTCTCTCCACACGAAATAACAAGACTGGAATTTTCTATTCCTTCTTCCTTTAGGAATTCTTCATCCAAGAAGTCCCCGTGAAGGACTAAGAATTTGGGAAACTTTCCGGAAATTTCCTCACAAATCTTTTTATCGTGAAAAGCATACTTTACTTTGATGTTCTCCTGCTGGGAAAGAAGAGATAAAATTTCTAAACAGGCTTTAGAATACCCTAAGACGAACACCGATTTGATAGGAGAAAAGGAAATTTTTAAGCTTTTAACGAGATTAAAAACGTTTTCTTTTCTGGTTACTATATAAACATTATCCTCAGGGTATATAAAATTTTTTCCTGAAGGAAGTATTACTTCATTTTCTCTTTCAATAGCAACTATTGTAAAGTCTATTCTGTCTCTAAGATCTTTTAGTTCCGAAATTCTTTTGCCTGCCAAGAAATCATCTAAGCTCACAGAATATTTAAAAATCAAAATTTTACCTTCAAGTTCTACAACTGAAAGGGCAAAAGGATATTTAAGAAGATTTAAGATAACATCTTTTACTTCTGAAAAAACGTTTATTGTTTCTACTTTTAGGAAAGTTTTAAACTCTTTTAGTGAGAATGCCTCATTGCTGACTCTGACAATGATTTTCTCTTTTTTTAAAATGGATTTTAAAAGAAGGGATATTGCTATATTTTTTTCATCGTTTTCCGTTACGATGATAAAGAGATCAAAATCTTTTACCTTTTCTAAACATTCCAAAGAAAGTGCGCTACAGTTTACCGTAAGTAAATCATAGTTGAATTTTAGCTTTTCAAGTTTGCCAAGGTCTTTGTCCAAAACGGCTATCTCATGGTTTTCTTTTGAGAGCTCCTTAGCAAGGTAACTTCCAACCACTCCAGCACCAATAATGCAAACTTTCATTATAATTCCCCTATGGCAAGAAAGGTTTTTAAGTCAGCTTTAATTGTATCAGCATCAATATTTGGTAGCAGAGTTTTAGGTCTTCTTAGAGACATAACAATAGCAGCCTTTTTTGGAGCTACCAGCCTAACCGATGCTTTTTTTGTTGCTTTTAGAATTCCCAACCTTTTAAGGAGAATTTTTGCAGAAGGAGCTTTCAGTTCCGCTTTCACTCCAGCTTTCGCGAAAAAGTTAAAAAGTTCCCTCAAAGAAGCTAAGCTTTTTGCAGAGGAGTTTTTTTCCATTTTACTAATTTCCTTAATTCTTACCGTTATTCTTGGGGAAATTTTTGCTCCACTAATAATCAATCTTATTGCTCCAGGAATAGCAGGAGAGTACTTTGACCTTGCAGTAAGACTTCTAAGAGAAATGCTTCCATATATTTTCTTTGTAAGTCTTGTTGCTTTCTTTGGTGGAATACTAAACGGATTTGAACACTTTTTCGCTCCAGCTTTTTCAACTGCCCTTTTTAATCTCTCTATGATAATTTTTGCTTTTCTTCTAGCTCCAGAAATCTCAATAGAAGCTCTTAGCATCGGAGTTATAGTTGGCGGTATCTTTCAGGTTCTACTACAACTTATTTTTCTAAGGAAGTTCAACTTTCTAATTAAACCCCGTTTCAGGATATCAAAAGACGTTAAGAAGACTTTGAAAAACATAATTCCAGGAATATTTGGTTTTGCCGTAAGACAATTCTCAATGCTTATAGATACCGTTTTAGCATCTTTTTTAAAAGCTGGAGCCATATCGTATCTATACTATGCTAATAGGTTTGTTCAACTCCCTCTTGGAATGTTTGCTGTTGGACTTTCTCAGGTACTTTTACCAAGACTTGCAAAGAAATCTAGTAAAAAGGAAGACTACACTTTTGAACTTCTAAACGGCTTGCTTTTATGTGCTAGTATTGTTATTCCTGCATCCGTTGGACTTATCTTTTTTGGAAAACCTATAATTGATATAGTCTTCAATCACGGGAAATTCTCAGAGATTGCCCTTTCTGAAACATATCTTGTCCTTATCGGTTACTCAATAGGACTTTACTTTTTTTCACTAGAGAAAATAATCACGAACGCCTACTATTCATTGGACGAGTATAGATTTCCAGTAGTTGTTTCTGCCTCAACACTCATTTTTAATCTTTTTGTTAATTTAGTTTTGTGTTTCGTTTTGGACTTTGGAGTTTCCGGTTTAGCAGTTGGAACAAGTTTAACTTCTTTTCTAAATGTCCTTATTTTGTCTTTCTACTTTCAAAAAAGGGAGGGAATTGCTCTAATGAAAGAATTTTTTAAAAATCTTGTAAAATATCTTACTCTTTCAATTCCAGTAGCAATTGTGTCCTTTGTAGGAGCAAAAGTTTACTTCTTACAAGGAAGTTTTCTTTTAAAAGTTGCAGTTATTGTGGCAACGATAGGAATAAGTGCTTTTTCTTACTTTCTACTTCTTTACTTAACTAAAGATAAAGTTATCCGTTTGATAAAAACTTGACCTACTGGAGGAACTATGCATCCTATACTTTTCAAAATTGGCCCAATCACTATTTACACCTATGGAGTAATGGTAGCAATAGGAATTTTGGTTGGTTCTTTTATCCTTTTAAAACTTGCTGAAAGAGAAGGAATTTCTAACGAAGATATATCCGATACCGCTTTTTGGACAGTACTTGCAGGAGTAATTGGAGCAAGAATTTTTTTCTTTGTTTATAATCCTGAATATCTTAATCCTTGGTACAGGATTTTCTATTTCTGGGAAGGGGGACTTGTCTGGTATGGAGGAGTAGTTTTTGGAGCTCTTACAGCTTTCTTCTTTATAAAGAAAAGAAAAATACCTGTTTGGAAGTTTGCAGATATTGTTTCAATTCCTTTGTCTATCGGGCTTGGATTTGGAAGAATTGGTTGCACAATGGCAGGGTGTTGTTATGGAAAAGAGTGTCATCTTCCGTTTGCTATTACTTTTAAAGATCCAAACTCAGCTGCCCCTTTAGGAATTCCCCTCTATCCAACTCAACCGATATCTGCTATAGCCAACTTTCTAATAGCAGGGGTTCTTTACCTCCTTTACAGGAGAAAAAAAGCTGATGGGGAAATTTTTGGCTTTTACCTTATTCTTTATGGAACTTTCAGATTTCTAATTGAGTTTTGGAGGGCAACTCCAAAGGAAATCTTAAATCTTCTTAGCAATAACCAAGTAATAAGTATTATAATGGTGGTTGCAGGATTGATAATAGTTTACTATCGCAGGTTATTAAAATCGGTAGGAGGAACTTGATGGGAAGATACGCTTACTTTGAGGGGAAATTTGTCCCTATAGAGGAAGCAAACATAAACATACAAACGAACTCTTTTCATTACGGTACAGCTGTATTTGAGGGAATAAGGGCTTACTGGAACGAGGAAAAAAAACAACTTTTTGGATTATTCTTTAAAGAACATTACGAAAGAATGCTCCGAAACTGTAAAATCCTCAACCTCCAAGTTAACAAAAGTGCAGATGAACTTGTAGAAATTACCATAGAACTTTTAAGAAAGTGTCAACACAGGGAAGATACTTACATAAGACCTATAGCTTACTTTGCAGATTTAAAAATTTCTCCAAAACTTATTGGTTATAAAACTGAGATAGCTATATACACTCTTCCTCTTGGAGACTACCTAGACCTTTCCAAAGGTCTTAAAGCCAAAACTTCTTCTTTTCACAGAATCAACGACACTATGATTCCTGCAAGGTGTAAAGTAGCTGGTGCTTACGTAAACAGTGCTTTTGCAAAAACAGAAGCTCTAATGAACGGATACGACGAAGCAATTATGTTAAATCCTGACGGAACAGTAGCAGAAGGTAGCGGAGAGAACCTTTTCATAGTTAGAGAAGGAAAGCTTATAACAACTCCTTCTTACAGCAATATTTTGGAAGGTATTACAAGAAATGCAGTAATAACTCTCGCAAAAGAAGAACTTGGTATTGAAGTTGAAGAAAGACCAATCTTAAGAAGTGAAATTTATGTTGCAGATGAAGTTTTCTTTACGGGAACTGCAGCTCAAATTGCTCCCGTTGTTCAGGTTGACCACGTTGTTATTGGAAACGGTGAAATTGGGGAAATTACTAAAAAGCTTCAGGAAGTTTACTTCTCAATAGTTAAAGGTAAAAATAAGAAGTATTCAGACTGGTTAATTCCTATTTATTAAGAATGTCAGGGGGTTAGCCGTTCCCTGACTTCTTCTTTTAAAAAACTTTTCTAAAGGTGGAAAAGTGAGTAGATCTTTAATAAAAGGAAGAAACCTTCTATGTAAGGTAGATGTAAAAGATATAGCTTTCATAAATGCAATTTTTGAGTGGTATCACGAGGTAGCAACTGTTAGGACAAGGGACAGGAAAAAAGGATTAATAGAGCTTTGGATAGCTCCCGAATTTTTTGATGAAGCTTTGAAAGCTGTAGACTATCTTAAAAGTAGAGGATTTGTAAAAGAGTTTGAAATAGTAAAAGAAG
The window above is part of the Desulfurobacteriaceae bacterium genome. Proteins encoded here:
- a CDS encoding NAD-binding protein, yielding MKVCIIGAGVVGSYLAKELSKENHEIAVLDKDLGKLEKLKFNYDLLTVNCSALSLECLEKVKDFDLFIIVTENDEKNIAISLLLKSILKKEKIIVRVSNEAFSLKEFKTFLKVETINVFSEVKDVILNLLKYPFALSVVELEGKILIFKYSVSLDDFLAGKRISELKDLRDRIDFTIVAIERENEVILPSGKNFIYPEDNVYIVTRKENVFNLVKSLKISFSPIKSVFVLGYSKACLEILSLLSQQENIKVKYAFHDKKICEEISGKFPKFLVLHGDFLDEEFLKEEGIENSSLVISCGESESENILSATLCKKLGAKKVCSLISRPEYEKLAQSIGIDVPIVPRKLLASKVYRTLSKRGILDVLELSKDLDIVELKVDSSLVGKKVMEIEKPFLIVAIKRGNEVFLAKGDTELFEGDVIIFVEKKR
- the murJ gene encoding murein biosynthesis integral membrane protein MurJ, yielding MARKVFKSALIVSASIFGSRVLGLLRDITIAAFFGATSLTDAFFVAFRIPNLLRRIFAEGAFSSAFTPAFAKKLKSSLKEAKLFAEEFFSILLISLILTVILGEIFAPLIINLIAPGIAGEYFDLAVRLLREMLPYIFFVSLVAFFGGILNGFEHFFAPAFSTALFNLSMIIFAFLLAPEISIEALSIGVIVGGIFQVLLQLIFLRKFNFLIKPRFRISKDVKKTLKNIIPGIFGFAVRQFSMLIDTVLASFLKAGAISYLYYANRFVQLPLGMFAVGLSQVLLPRLAKKSSKKEDYTFELLNGLLLCASIVIPASVGLIFFGKPIIDIVFNHGKFSEIALSETYLVLIGYSIGLYFFSLEKIITNAYYSLDEYRFPVVVSASTLIFNLFVNLVLCFVLDFGVSGLAVGTSLTSFLNVLILSFYFQKREGIALMKEFFKNLVKYLTLSIPVAIVSFVGAKVYFLQGSFLLKVAVIVATIGISAFSYFLLLYLTKDKVIRLIKT
- the lgt gene encoding prolipoprotein diacylglyceryl transferase; this translates as MHPILFKIGPITIYTYGVMVAIGILVGSFILLKLAEREGISNEDISDTAFWTVLAGVIGARIFFFVYNPEYLNPWYRIFYFWEGGLVWYGGVVFGALTAFFFIKKRKIPVWKFADIVSIPLSIGLGFGRIGCTMAGCCYGKECHLPFAITFKDPNSAAPLGIPLYPTQPISAIANFLIAGVLYLLYRRKKADGEIFGFYLILYGTFRFLIEFWRATPKEILNLLSNNQVISIIMVVAGLIIVYYRRLLKSVGGT
- a CDS encoding branched-chain amino acid transaminase: MGRYAYFEGKFVPIEEANINIQTNSFHYGTAVFEGIRAYWNEEKKQLFGLFFKEHYERMLRNCKILNLQVNKSADELVEITIELLRKCQHREDTYIRPIAYFADLKISPKLIGYKTEIAIYTLPLGDYLDLSKGLKAKTSSFHRINDTMIPARCKVAGAYVNSAFAKTEALMNGYDEAIMLNPDGTVAEGSGENLFIVREGKLITTPSYSNILEGITRNAVITLAKEELGIEVEERPILRSEIYVADEVFFTGTAAQIAPVVQVDHVVIGNGEIGEITKKLQEVYFSIVKGKNKKYSDWLIPIY
- a CDS encoding DUF4911 domain-containing protein — encoded protein: MSRSLIKGRNLLCKVDVKDIAFINAIFEWYHEVATVRTRDRKKGLIELWIAPEFFDEALKAVDYLKSRGFVKEFEIVKEVGDDWHRE